The following coding sequences lie in one Pseudomonadota bacterium genomic window:
- a CDS encoding cysteine--tRNA ligase, with amino-acid sequence MRLYDTATRTKVALEPLEPGKLGIYVCGPTVYDLCHIGHARCYVAFDVIVRHLRQLGLAVTYVRNVTDIDDKIIRRAQELGEEPLALAGRFTDAFHEDMQRLGNLEPDVEPTVSGHLPEIIALVERLVASGHAYAVEGDVYFAVGQFEAYGALSARQLDTLQAGARVEVDQRKRNPLDFALWKAAKPLEPSWPSPWGPGRPGWHIECSAMSQRYLGTTFDLHGGGMDLVFPHHENELAQSRASGGAQSFARYWLHNGFINVRTADHGEEKMSKSLGNFFTIREVCAHHEPEALRLFLLGTHYRHPIAFEISPQGERATFPGLEEAERRLSYAYRTVLRVRSALSAAADQAPAGEGQGAGAALPPADTFVERLHAALDDDFNTAVALGLLAELLAQANKLLDQSKGKARDVVRATLRATDAGLVAVGNALGLLGDDPQAFLQRRRDKLCLARGLDAAQVEAMIAARGSARQAREFQQADALRAELSALGVELMDRPNGTTEWAVREELASTTP; translated from the coding sequence ATGCGCCTCTACGACACAGCCACCCGCACCAAGGTCGCCCTCGAGCCCCTCGAACCCGGCAAGCTCGGCATCTACGTCTGTGGCCCGACGGTCTACGATCTGTGCCACATCGGTCATGCTCGCTGCTACGTCGCCTTCGACGTGATCGTGCGCCACCTCCGCCAGCTCGGCCTCGCGGTGACCTACGTGCGCAACGTCACGGATATCGACGACAAGATCATTCGGCGAGCCCAGGAGCTCGGCGAGGAGCCGCTGGCCCTCGCGGGACGCTTCACCGACGCCTTCCACGAGGATATGCAGCGCCTCGGCAACCTGGAGCCCGACGTCGAGCCGACGGTCAGCGGACACCTGCCGGAGATCATCGCGCTGGTCGAGCGGCTCGTCGCCAGCGGCCATGCCTATGCGGTCGAGGGCGATGTCTACTTCGCGGTCGGGCAGTTCGAGGCCTACGGCGCGCTCTCGGCCCGCCAGCTCGATACGCTGCAGGCGGGCGCGCGCGTCGAGGTCGATCAGCGCAAGCGCAACCCGCTCGATTTCGCCCTCTGGAAGGCCGCCAAGCCCCTGGAACCCTCCTGGCCGAGCCCTTGGGGGCCTGGTCGGCCGGGCTGGCACATCGAGTGCTCGGCGATGAGCCAGCGCTACCTGGGCACGACCTTCGATCTCCATGGCGGCGGCATGGACCTGGTCTTTCCTCATCACGAGAATGAGCTGGCCCAATCACGCGCCAGCGGCGGCGCGCAGAGCTTCGCGCGCTACTGGCTGCACAATGGCTTCATCAACGTCCGCACGGCCGATCACGGCGAGGAGAAGATGTCCAAGTCGCTGGGCAACTTCTTCACCATCCGCGAGGTCTGCGCCCATCACGAGCCGGAGGCGCTGCGCCTCTTTCTCCTCGGCACGCACTACCGCCACCCGATCGCCTTCGAGATCAGCCCGCAGGGCGAGCGCGCGACCTTCCCCGGGCTCGAGGAGGCCGAGCGGCGGCTGAGCTACGCCTACCGCACCGTCCTCCGCGTGCGCAGCGCGCTGAGCGCCGCCGCGGACCAGGCGCCGGCAGGCGAGGGCCAGGGCGCCGGCGCCGCGCTGCCGCCGGCAGATACCTTCGTCGAGCGCCTGCACGCCGCGCTGGACGATGACTTCAACACCGCCGTGGCGCTCGGCCTCTTGGCCGAGCTGCTGGCCCAGGCCAACAAGCTCCTCGATCAGTCCAAGGGAAAGGCGCGCGACGTCGTCAGGGCCACCCTGCGCGCCACCGACGCCGGACTCGTCGCGGTCGGCAACGCGCTCGGCCTGCTCGGCGACGACCCGCAGGCCTTCCTGCAGCGGCGACGCGACAAGCTCTGTCTGGCCCGTGGCCTCGATGCGGCGCAGGTGGAGGCGATGATCGCCGCGCGCGGCAGCGCGCGCCAGGCCAGGGAGTTTCAGCAAGCCGATGCGCTCCGCGCGGAGCTGAGCGCGTTGGGCGTCGAGCTGATGGACCGCCCGAACGGCACGACCGAGTGGGCCGTGCGCGAGGAGCTCGCGTCGACCACGCCCTGA
- a CDS encoding 2-C-methyl-D-erythritol 2,4-cyclodiphosphate synthase: MIVAGGRGRRFGGQRPKQYRLLRDRPLLVWALDAFQRCARIDSLLLVVPAEERSRSEQLLASHAFSKLQGLCDGGPERSDSVRNGLLALPPEATHVAIHDAARPLVSPELIERVVRVAGESGAALAALPATDTVKVGREGQVERTLERGLVHLAQTPQVFSVALLREAYAQWEAAGRPPLTDDAQVVELYGGGGSVRLVSGETTNLKVTVEEDLTLAEAILAKQQIRVRLPRSGVGYDVHQLAAGQRLVLGGVEIPFEKGLVGHSDADVLAHAIGDALLGAAALGDLGQHFPPSDPRFKGADSLKLLAEIRDLVERADYRVANVDSVIVAQAPKLMPFIGSMRERLAAALRIDRDRVSVKATTTEGLGFAGRGEGIAAYATVSLVPA; this comes from the coding sequence TTGATCGTAGCTGGGGGACGTGGACGCCGCTTTGGCGGCCAGCGGCCAAAGCAGTACCGCCTCTTGCGCGATCGACCGTTGCTGGTCTGGGCGCTCGACGCATTTCAGCGCTGCGCGCGCATCGACTCGCTGCTGCTGGTGGTGCCCGCAGAGGAGCGCTCGCGCAGCGAGCAGCTGCTGGCGTCGCACGCCTTCAGCAAGCTCCAAGGGCTCTGCGACGGCGGGCCGGAGCGCAGTGACTCGGTGCGCAACGGCCTGCTGGCGCTACCCCCGGAGGCGACCCACGTCGCGATTCACGACGCCGCGCGGCCGCTGGTCAGCCCCGAGCTGATCGAGCGGGTGGTGCGCGTCGCCGGGGAGAGCGGCGCGGCGCTGGCGGCGCTGCCCGCCACCGACACGGTCAAGGTCGGTCGCGAGGGGCAGGTCGAACGCACGCTCGAGCGCGGTCTCGTGCACCTGGCGCAGACACCGCAGGTGTTCTCGGTGGCGCTGCTGCGCGAGGCCTACGCCCAGTGGGAAGCGGCTGGCCGCCCGCCATTGACGGATGATGCGCAGGTCGTCGAGCTCTACGGCGGCGGCGGCAGCGTGCGCCTGGTCAGCGGCGAGACGACCAACCTCAAGGTCACCGTCGAGGAGGACCTGACGCTCGCCGAGGCGATCCTCGCCAAGCAGCAGATCCGCGTGCGGCTGCCGCGCAGCGGCGTCGGCTACGATGTGCATCAGCTCGCGGCGGGGCAGCGGCTCGTGCTCGGTGGCGTGGAGATCCCCTTCGAGAAGGGCCTCGTCGGCCACTCCGACGCGGACGTCCTCGCCCACGCCATCGGCGATGCGCTGCTTGGCGCGGCGGCGCTCGGCGATCTGGGGCAGCACTTTCCCCCCAGCGACCCCCGCTTCAAGGGCGCTGACAGCCTCAAGCTGCTGGCGGAGATCCGCGATCTCGTCGAGCGCGCGGACTACCGCGTGGCCAATGTCGACAGCGTAATCGTGGCGCAAGCGCCGAAGCTGATGCCCTTCATCGGCAGCATGCGCGAGCGCCTGGCGGCTGCGCTGCGGATCGATCGCGATCGCGTCAGCGTCAAGGCGACGACGACCGAAGGTCTTGGCTTCGCTGGCCGTGGGGAGGGGATCGCCGCCTACGCGACGGTGAGCCTCGTACCGGCCTGA
- the xseA gene encoding exodeoxyribonuclease VII large subunit — MSGASAEDPPSARPLQLLLKARPEPVPEVHASALDEPTVYPVSQLVRLAARCVEASFALVWVEGEVSNLRRPSSGHCYFTLKDAQAQLALVMFRSAAQQLKFRLEDGQQLRCRGRLTIYEGYGRFQLTADHAEPVGLGALQLAFEQLRRKLEAEGLFDPQHKRALPRLPRTIAVVTSPTGAALHDIVRVLHDRCPVRVIVCPTAVQGVEAPAEICAALARADALAADLIIVGRGGGSLEDLWAFNDERVARAIFALRTPVISAVGHEVDVTIADLVADRRAATPSAAAELAVPVLRELRDQLGQWGGRLARAIHQGLQRQRLRLTRLEAGVISPRGLLDRGRMRLDEHSSRLQAAELRLLARGRQRLDHQRQRLGQAHPRTRLARGAGRLQQLLAALTVAAQARLQRDRAVLAGSVATLDALSPLAVLARGYCLLQDDSGTLIRDAASVAVGARVEARLHRGGLVCRIERVCSEAEGSAAGAARGAPGALDRGGSGPL, encoded by the coding sequence GTGAGCGGCGCCAGCGCCGAGGACCCGCCGTCGGCGCGTCCGCTGCAGCTTCTGCTGAAGGCGCGCCCCGAGCCCGTGCCGGAGGTTCACGCCTCGGCGCTCGATGAGCCGACCGTCTATCCGGTCAGTCAGCTCGTGCGGTTGGCGGCGCGCTGCGTCGAAGCCAGCTTCGCGCTGGTGTGGGTCGAGGGCGAGGTCTCCAACCTGCGCCGACCGAGCTCGGGCCATTGCTATTTCACGCTCAAGGACGCGCAGGCTCAGCTCGCGCTCGTGATGTTCCGTTCCGCCGCGCAGCAGCTCAAGTTCCGGCTCGAGGACGGCCAGCAGCTGCGCTGTCGCGGCCGGCTGACGATCTACGAGGGCTACGGTCGCTTTCAACTGACTGCCGACCACGCCGAACCGGTGGGGCTGGGCGCCTTGCAGCTCGCCTTCGAGCAGCTGCGACGCAAGCTCGAGGCCGAGGGCCTCTTCGACCCGCAGCATAAGCGCGCGCTCCCGCGCCTGCCGCGGACGATCGCCGTCGTGACCTCGCCGACCGGGGCCGCGCTGCACGACATCGTGCGTGTGCTCCACGATCGCTGTCCGGTGCGCGTGATCGTCTGCCCGACGGCGGTGCAGGGGGTCGAGGCACCGGCGGAAATCTGTGCCGCGCTGGCGCGCGCCGACGCGTTGGCCGCGGACCTGATCATCGTCGGCCGCGGCGGCGGCAGCCTCGAGGATCTGTGGGCCTTCAACGACGAGCGCGTCGCCCGCGCGATCTTCGCGCTGCGGACTCCGGTGATCTCCGCGGTTGGCCACGAGGTCGACGTGACGATTGCTGACCTCGTCGCCGATCGCCGGGCGGCCACCCCGTCGGCCGCGGCCGAGCTGGCGGTCCCCGTGCTGCGGGAGCTGCGCGACCAGCTCGGCCAATGGGGAGGGCGCCTGGCGCGAGCCATCCACCAGGGCCTGCAGCGCCAGCGCCTGCGGCTGACGCGCTTGGAGGCCGGCGTCATCTCGCCGCGGGGCTTGCTCGACCGCGGCCGGATGCGCCTCGACGAGCACAGCAGTCGGCTGCAGGCGGCCGAGCTGCGCCTGCTCGCCAGGGGTCGCCAGCGCCTCGACCACCAGCGGCAGCGGCTGGGCCAGGCGCACCCACGGACCCGCCTGGCGCGGGGCGCGGGGCGCTTGCAGCAGCTCTTGGCGGCGCTGACCGTGGCGGCACAGGCGCGGCTGCAGCGCGATCGCGCCGTGCTCGCGGGCAGCGTGGCGACGCTCGACGCGCTCAGCCCGCTGGCGGTGCTGGCGCGCGGCTACTGCCTGCTCCAGGACGACTCAGGGACCCTCATCCGTGACGCCGCAAGCGTGGCGGTCGGGGCGCGGGTGGAGGCGCGGCTGCATCGTGGTGGCTTGGTCTGCCGCATCGAGCGTGTCTGCAGCGAGGCCGAGGGCAGTGCTGCGGGCGCAGCCCGCGGCGCACCGGGCGCGCTTGACCGCGGCGGAAGCGGGCCCCTATAG
- a CDS encoding diguanylate cyclase: protein MSELQRSILVYEPQASALKRTLALVKQTGYRAIAATSAEQARGELGDESLVAALVAAGPAGVEFCSALRGVSGAHLPIAALLASADEPDAEGLAQMGADGYLRRPFSAAALESFVSLARQLGRVRRQLVELRSSVAELEQRLQRSAGPRRPGSFHSFDEVKEQLALEVRRAKRYGYPLAIMVVGIDPLPTPVGGVAPAPPPAEVTAGLASSIAKSVRAIDMPIHFAADRILVFLPHTDLAGAEEVGRRIKRRIMAITYRGSGEAVRLTASVGLAGMVPGDDLTFSRLVKSALVALKAAQLKGGNRVMKRVTRGTVLSDLAGGGS from the coding sequence ATGAGTGAGCTACAGCGTTCGATCTTGGTCTACGAGCCGCAGGCGAGCGCGCTCAAGCGCACGCTGGCGCTGGTCAAGCAGACGGGCTATCGGGCCATCGCGGCGACCAGCGCCGAGCAGGCGAGAGGCGAGCTCGGCGACGAGTCGTTGGTCGCGGCGCTCGTCGCGGCCGGTCCGGCGGGCGTCGAGTTCTGCAGCGCTTTGCGTGGGGTCAGCGGGGCCCACCTGCCGATCGCAGCGCTGCTCGCGAGTGCCGACGAGCCGGATGCTGAGGGCCTGGCGCAGATGGGTGCCGATGGCTACCTGCGCCGTCCCTTCAGCGCGGCCGCCCTCGAGAGCTTTGTTTCGCTGGCGCGCCAGCTTGGCCGCGTGCGGCGCCAGCTCGTGGAGCTGCGAAGCTCCGTCGCCGAGCTCGAGCAGCGCTTGCAGCGCAGCGCCGGGCCACGCCGCCCAGGCAGCTTTCATAGCTTCGACGAGGTGAAGGAGCAGCTGGCGCTGGAGGTACGGCGCGCCAAGCGCTACGGCTATCCGCTGGCGATCATGGTCGTTGGGATTGATCCCCTGCCCACGCCCGTCGGTGGTGTGGCGCCCGCGCCGCCCCCGGCCGAGGTGACCGCGGGGCTGGCCTCGTCGATCGCCAAGTCGGTGCGGGCCATCGACATGCCGATCCACTTCGCCGCCGACCGCATCCTGGTCTTCTTGCCACACACGGATCTGGCCGGGGCCGAGGAGGTCGGGCGGCGGATCAAACGGCGCATCATGGCCATCACCTACCGTGGCAGCGGTGAGGCCGTGCGGCTGACGGCGAGCGTCGGCCTGGCGGGAATGGTGCCGGGCGACGATCTGACCTTTTCGCGGCTGGTCAAGAGTGCCCTGGTCGCGCTCAAGGCCGCCCAGCTCAAGGGCGGCAATCGGGTGATGAAACGTGTCACGCGAGGCACGGTGTTGTCTGACTTGGCGGGCGGCGGTAGCTAA
- the purE gene encoding 5-(carboxyamino)imidazole ribonucleotide mutase, with protein sequence MGSASDWTTMQHAARLLGELGLDYEAHVISAHRTPDRAFEFAANARQRGLGAIIAGAGGAAHLPGVLAAKTTLPVIGVPIDATALKGLDALLAIVQMPAGIPVATMAIGIAGAQNAALTAAAIFAVHDAGVAEQLDRYRQRLRDKVEAAELPPLD encoded by the coding sequence ATGGGCAGCGCGTCGGATTGGACCACAATGCAGCACGCGGCGCGGCTGCTTGGCGAGCTCGGGCTGGACTACGAGGCGCACGTCATTTCGGCGCACCGGACCCCGGACAGGGCCTTCGAGTTTGCCGCGAACGCGCGCCAGCGCGGGCTCGGCGCGATCATCGCCGGGGCCGGGGGCGCGGCGCACCTCCCGGGGGTGCTGGCCGCCAAGACGACGCTGCCGGTGATCGGCGTGCCGATCGACGCGACCGCCCTCAAGGGCCTCGACGCCCTGCTGGCGATCGTCCAGATGCCGGCGGGTATTCCTGTGGCGACGATGGCGATCGGCATCGCGGGCGCACAGAACGCGGCGCTCACCGCCGCGGCGATTTTCGCCGTGCATGACGCCGGCGTCGCCGAGCAGCTCGACCGCTATCGCCAGCGGCTGCGCGACAAGGTCGAGGCCGCCGAGCTTCCGCCGCTGGATTAG
- a CDS encoding DUF1015 domain-containing protein, translating into MADLRPFAALRPRADAAAEVACPPYDVVTRQEALDVLARNPHSFMRVARPDVELPAELDRFDPRIDQAGQRNLQALIEEGWLIKEAAPAFYLYELTFGHHVQIGVVAAGSLDEYENNQIKRHEKTRALELEGRTRHIEALQVNSGPIFITYRAQPAIDALVARLREGAPVYDYVLDDGVRHRFWVVADPAAVAGLQRAFDAVPACYIADGHHRTAAAAAVRQRRLAQGKASGPQGGDFFMGLFFPHDQMQILPYNRVVTDRGGRTAAALVAAIAAAGFEVAPAATPLPERATTFGMYCDGAWYRLRARPGSFPTDDVVRRLDVSILQDNLLAPILGISEPRTDARLQFVGGIRGSAELVRRADKNGGVAFTVFPVAIDEVMAVADAGEVMPPKSTWFEPKPRSGMAVRSLVDALPDRIA; encoded by the coding sequence ATGGCCGATCTTCGTCCCTTCGCCGCGCTGCGGCCCCGCGCTGATGCCGCTGCCGAGGTAGCGTGTCCGCCTTATGACGTCGTGACCCGCCAAGAGGCGCTGGACGTCCTGGCGCGCAATCCGCACAGCTTCATGCGCGTGGCGCGCCCCGACGTCGAGCTGCCGGCCGAGCTCGACCGGTTCGATCCGCGGATCGACCAAGCGGGCCAGCGCAACCTGCAGGCGCTGATCGAGGAGGGCTGGCTGATCAAGGAGGCCGCGCCCGCGTTCTATCTCTACGAGCTGACGTTTGGGCATCACGTCCAGATCGGCGTCGTCGCCGCCGGCTCGCTCGACGAGTACGAGAACAACCAGATCAAGCGGCACGAGAAGACGCGCGCGCTCGAGCTCGAGGGCCGTACGCGGCACATCGAGGCGCTGCAGGTCAACAGCGGGCCGATCTTCATCACCTACCGCGCGCAGCCGGCGATCGACGCGCTGGTCGCGCGGCTGCGCGAGGGCGCGCCGGTCTACGACTACGTCCTCGACGACGGGGTACGGCACCGCTTTTGGGTCGTCGCCGACCCTGCTGCGGTCGCCGGGCTGCAACGCGCCTTCGACGCCGTGCCCGCCTGTTACATCGCCGATGGCCACCATCGCACGGCGGCGGCGGCGGCGGTGCGGCAGCGGCGCCTGGCCCAGGGGAAGGCCAGCGGACCGCAGGGCGGCGACTTCTTCATGGGGCTCTTCTTCCCACACGACCAGATGCAGATCCTGCCCTACAACCGCGTCGTCACCGATCGCGGTGGCCGCACGGCGGCGGCGCTGGTGGCCGCGATCGCGGCCGCGGGCTTCGAGGTGGCGCCGGCCGCGACGCCGCTGCCGGAGCGCGCGACGACCTTCGGCATGTATTGCGACGGCGCTTGGTATCGGCTGAGGGCGCGGCCAGGCAGCTTTCCGACCGACGACGTCGTCCGTCGCCTCGACGTCTCGATTCTCCAGGATAACCTCCTCGCGCCCATCCTCGGCATCAGCGAGCCGCGCACCGACGCTCGGCTGCAGTTCGTCGGCGGGATCCGTGGGAGCGCCGAGCTCGTCCGGCGGGCCGACAAGAATGGCGGCGTCGCCTTCACCGTTTTCCCGGTCGCGATCGACGAGGTGATGGCCGTGGCCGACGCTGGCGAGGTCATGCCGCCGAAGTCGACCTGGTTCGAGCCCAAGCCACGCAGTGGCATGGCCGTACGCAGCCTGGTCGACGCGCTTCCCGATCGGATTGCCTGA
- a CDS encoding thioredoxin domain-containing protein: MPAIPPQTPDAPGRPDAAAGNRLRDELSPYLLQHAHNPVDWYPWGEAAFARARAEDKPIFLSIGYATCHWCHVMERESFEDPALAALLNAAFINVKVDREERPDVDRIYMSFVQATSGHGGWPLSVWLTPALEPFVGGTYFPPEARHGQIGLRQAIVQVQRAWREQRRELEANAAFVLGELTRYAQVEADAGPLNEALFDEGIRALIESYDVQAAGFGLGPKFPRPANLELLARGFARSGDRQLAQMLLATLQAMARGGIYDHLAGGFHRYAVDRFWHVPHFEKMLYDQAQLLRCYLVGHQLSGEAALAQIARDTAGYVAAALTDGATGAFYSAEDADSLPADGGRAREGAYYVWQAGELRRLLGEDAAAFAAHYGVTEAGNADDPHGELRGHNVLHEQRDLTTTAARLGLAPEALLATLAEGRQRLRAARALRPRPQRDDKVLCGWNGLMISALARAAASLGDANALRAAQRAATFLAETLWQPAQGRLLRRYRAGVAGCTAQLDDYVFAAEGLLDLYQSSLELRWLQLADTLCARAVALFFDEAAGGFFSSVEGAPDLLLRLKDDHDGAEPAGSSVACSLLLRLHALLDRPAWHARAERSLRYFSGHLRQAPSALPLLLVALDTLLHPPCTVVLVGEREEPELQALLAVLRRGWRPNTELLLADEALREAYGAARPALVAMQRLGGRATAYVCHDHRCAAPTADPEQLERLLPTPLTAR, encoded by the coding sequence ATGCCAGCCATTCCGCCGCAGACGCCCGACGCCCCGGGCCGCCCCGACGCTGCCGCCGGCAACCGCCTGCGCGACGAGCTCAGCCCCTACCTGCTGCAGCACGCGCATAACCCCGTCGACTGGTACCCCTGGGGCGAGGCCGCCTTCGCGCGCGCGCGCGCCGAGGACAAGCCGATCTTCCTCTCGATCGGCTACGCGACCTGTCATTGGTGCCATGTGATGGAGCGCGAGAGCTTCGAGGATCCGGCCCTCGCGGCGCTGCTCAACGCCGCGTTCATCAACGTCAAGGTCGACCGCGAGGAGCGCCCGGACGTCGACCGCATCTACATGAGCTTCGTGCAGGCCACGAGCGGCCACGGCGGCTGGCCGCTCTCGGTCTGGCTCACGCCGGCCCTCGAGCCCTTCGTCGGCGGCACTTACTTCCCGCCGGAAGCGCGGCACGGGCAGATCGGGCTGCGCCAGGCGATCGTGCAGGTGCAGCGCGCCTGGCGCGAGCAGCGCAGAGAGCTCGAGGCGAACGCCGCCTTCGTGCTTGGCGAGCTGACGCGCTACGCGCAGGTCGAGGCCGACGCGGGGCCCCTCAACGAGGCCCTCTTCGACGAGGGGATCCGGGCCCTGATCGAGAGCTATGACGTCCAGGCCGCAGGCTTCGGCCTCGGCCCGAAGTTTCCCCGCCCGGCGAACCTCGAGCTGCTGGCGCGCGGCTTCGCCCGCAGCGGCGATCGGCAGCTGGCGCAGATGCTGCTGGCGACGCTGCAGGCCATGGCCCGCGGCGGCATCTACGACCACCTGGCGGGCGGCTTTCACCGCTATGCGGTCGACCGCTTCTGGCACGTGCCGCACTTCGAGAAGATGCTCTACGATCAGGCGCAGCTCCTGCGCTGCTACCTGGTCGGCCACCAACTGAGCGGCGAGGCGGCGCTGGCGCAGATCGCCCGCGACACCGCTGGCTACGTCGCCGCCGCCCTGACAGACGGCGCGACCGGGGCCTTCTACTCGGCCGAGGATGCTGACAGCCTCCCGGCCGACGGAGGGCGCGCGCGTGAGGGCGCGTACTACGTCTGGCAGGCGGGCGAGCTGCGCCGCTTGCTCGGCGAGGACGCGGCGGCCTTCGCCGCGCATTACGGCGTGACGGAGGCCGGCAACGCGGACGATCCCCACGGCGAGCTGAGGGGCCACAATGTGCTCCATGAGCAGCGCGATTTGACGACCACGGCCGCGCGGCTCGGTCTGGCACCGGAGGCCTTGCTGGCCACGCTGGCCGAGGGGCGTCAGCGCCTGCGCGCCGCGCGCGCGCTACGCCCGCGACCGCAGCGCGACGACAAGGTGCTCTGCGGCTGGAACGGCCTGATGATTTCGGCCCTCGCTCGCGCCGCCGCGAGCCTCGGCGACGCCAACGCGCTGCGCGCCGCCCAGCGTGCCGCGACCTTCCTCGCAGAAACGCTCTGGCAGCCGGCGCAGGGCAGGCTCCTGCGCCGCTATCGGGCCGGCGTCGCGGGCTGCACGGCCCAGCTCGACGACTACGTCTTCGCGGCCGAGGGGCTGCTGGACCTCTACCAGAGCAGCCTCGAGCTGCGCTGGTTGCAGCTCGCCGACACGCTCTGCGCCCGCGCCGTCGCGCTCTTCTTCGACGAGGCGGCGGGCGGCTTCTTCTCCAGCGTCGAGGGTGCCCCCGATTTGTTGCTGCGCCTCAAGGATGATCATGATGGCGCCGAACCGGCGGGCAGCTCGGTGGCCTGCAGCCTACTGCTGCGGCTGCACGCGCTGCTCGACCGCCCAGCCTGGCACGCGCGTGCCGAGCGCAGCCTGCGCTATTTCTCCGGACACCTGCGCCAGGCGCCGAGCGCGCTGCCGCTGCTCCTGGTGGCGCTCGACACCCTGCTCCACCCTCCTTGCACTGTCGTCTTGGTGGGCGAGCGCGAGGAGCCCGAGCTGCAGGCGTTGCTGGCCGTGCTGCGCCGCGGTTGGCGGCCCAACACCGAGCTCCTGCTGGCGGACGAGGCGCTGCGCGAGGCCTATGGCGCCGCACGACCAGCGCTGGTGGCGATGCAGCGGCTCGGCGGGCGCGCCACGGCCTATGTCTGCCACGACCACCGCTGCGCCGCGCCAACGGCCGATCCGGAGCAGCTCGAGCGCCTGCTCCCGACGCCGCTAACAGCCCGTTGA
- a CDS encoding queuosine precursor transporter, with the protein MKPVASQPQYLDAITAVFITALLASNIVSAKTTALGGLTLGAGVFVFPLSYIFGDVLTEVYGYRRSRRVIWLGFGSAALAALIFVICDRLPPAGAFRHQAAFHTVLGPSPLVLAASLTAYACGEFCNSYVLAKLKIWSAGRHLWLRTIGSTIVGEAVDSAVFYPLAFLVLPLLVGMEEARWPWAQVQTVMLTNYVIKVLVEVVFTPATYRLVALLKRAEGLDVYDHDTNFSPFALER; encoded by the coding sequence ATGAAACCCGTCGCGAGCCAACCACAGTACCTCGACGCAATCACCGCCGTCTTCATCACGGCTCTCTTGGCGTCGAACATCGTCTCGGCCAAGACCACCGCGCTGGGCGGGCTGACCCTCGGCGCCGGGGTCTTCGTCTTTCCGCTGAGCTATATCTTCGGCGACGTGCTGACCGAGGTTTATGGCTATCGGCGCTCGAGGCGGGTGATCTGGCTCGGCTTCGGCAGCGCGGCGCTCGCCGCCCTGATCTTCGTCATCTGCGACCGGCTGCCGCCCGCGGGCGCCTTTCGCCACCAGGCGGCCTTTCACACGGTCCTCGGGCCGAGCCCGCTCGTGCTCGCGGCGTCGCTGACAGCCTACGCCTGCGGCGAGTTCTGCAACTCGTACGTCTTGGCGAAGCTGAAAATCTGGTCCGCGGGCCGCCACCTCTGGCTGCGCACGATCGGCTCGACGATCGTCGGCGAGGCCGTCGACTCCGCCGTGTTCTACCCCCTGGCCTTCCTCGTGCTCCCGCTGCTGGTCGGCATGGAGGAGGCGCGTTGGCCCTGGGCCCAAGTGCAGACGGTGATGCTGACGAACTACGTGATCAAGGTCCTGGTCGAGGTCGTCTTCACGCCGGCGACCTATCGCCTGGTCGCGCTGCTCAAGCGCGCCGAGGGGCTCGACGTCTACGACCACGACACCAACTTCAGCCCCTTCGCCCTCGAGCGCTGA
- a CDS encoding autotransporter outer membrane beta-barrel domain-containing protein, whose translation MSTSSRAWPLGRAAMRWLSGVAAALALLTVGAPAAAREPSAEPIATVRRAPAARGLQIGALVDVGVPDLVGVSLVLRPWSWLRLHGGGTTNLFSFGLRGGATWVPFHAWISPSLTVEGGYVFEGDANTLTERFGVTSPMLKRVGYGYGNAHAGLELGSPDSFVFFVHAGFSALHTTLHEADAVLREELNQPSLSFADPKVWALVPSAKLGLLAYF comes from the coding sequence ATGTCGACTTCTTCTCGTGCGTGGCCGCTCGGCCGCGCCGCCATGCGCTGGCTCAGCGGCGTCGCCGCGGCGCTGGCCCTGCTCACCGTCGGGGCCCCCGCTGCCGCGCGGGAGCCGAGCGCCGAGCCCATCGCGACCGTGCGGCGCGCCCCGGCCGCGCGCGGCCTCCAGATCGGCGCGCTGGTCGACGTCGGCGTGCCTGACCTCGTGGGCGTCTCGCTGGTGCTGCGCCCCTGGTCGTGGCTCCGGCTGCACGGCGGCGGCACCACCAACCTCTTCAGCTTCGGGTTGCGCGGCGGCGCGACCTGGGTGCCCTTCCACGCCTGGATCAGCCCCTCGCTGACGGTCGAGGGCGGGTACGTCTTCGAGGGCGATGCCAACACCCTGACCGAGCGCTTTGGCGTCACCTCGCCGATGCTCAAGCGGGTCGGCTATGGCTACGGCAATGCCCACGCCGGCCTGGAGCTCGGCTCACCCGATAGCTTCGTCTTCTTCGTCCACGCCGGCTTCAGCGCGCTGCACACGACGCTGCATGAGGCCGACGCGGTCCTGCGCGAGGAGCTGAACCAGCCCTCGCTCTCGTTTGCGGATCCCAAGGTCTGGGCGCTCGTGCCCTCGGCGAAGCTCGGCCTCCTGGCCTACTTCTGA